From a single Elusimicrobiota bacterium genomic region:
- a CDS encoding SDR family NAD(P)-dependent oxidoreductase, translating to MNNSTSKVALVTGASSGIGREAAKILSSRGWRLALTARRKDRLDSLAEEIAKAGGHSPLILPADISKPDEARALVLSAASYFGRLDVLVNNAGILRMALFMAMPVNEMREIFETNFWATIETVRAAVPIMEKQGAGHIVQVGSGVSRRGLPFMGAYAASKFALLGFTESLRLELKPKGISLSLVLPGGTDTEMPNTLDRSRLPPGYPQRESSRVSAHRAARAVVKAVEKKSIEIYVPWWIRPGTWISAIFPSLADRLIRRSYGKTLQ from the coding sequence ATGAATAACAGCACGTCAAAAGTCGCTCTTGTCACCGGGGCCTCCTCTGGCATCGGACGGGAAGCAGCAAAGATCTTGTCTTCGCGGGGATGGCGACTTGCTTTAACAGCCCGGCGCAAAGACCGCTTGGACTCTCTCGCCGAAGAGATCGCAAAAGCCGGTGGACATTCCCCCCTGATCTTGCCCGCGGACATTTCCAAACCGGACGAAGCCCGCGCCCTGGTTTTAAGCGCGGCGTCCTATTTCGGGCGTCTGGACGTTTTGGTCAATAACGCGGGTATTTTGCGGATGGCGCTGTTCATGGCCATGCCCGTGAATGAAATGCGGGAGATTTTTGAAACCAATTTTTGGGCCACGATTGAAACCGTGCGGGCCGCCGTCCCGATCATGGAAAAACAGGGTGCCGGACACATTGTTCAGGTGGGGTCCGGCGTCAGTCGACGAGGACTGCCTTTTATGGGGGCCTATGCCGCCAGTAAGTTTGCGCTTTTGGGATTTACAGAAAGTTTACGGTTGGAACTAAAACCGAAAGGGATTTCGCTCAGTCTCGTCCTCCCGGGTGGGACAGACACCGAAATGCCCAACACTCTTGACAGAAGTCGATTACCGCCCGGCTATCCTCAGAGGGAGTCCTCCCGCGTTTCAGCCCATCGCGCCGCCCGAGCGGTCGTCAAGGCAGTGGAAAAGAAATCAATTGAAATCTATGTCCCCTGGTGGATCCGACCCGGCACATGGATCAGTGCCATTTTTCCCTCCCTCGCCGATCGGCTCATCCGCCGAAGCTACGGCAAAACGCTACAATAA